The window ATAGCCGAGCTTGCGCACGCCCTCCGTGATGCTCAGTCCACCCTCGCGCACGTTGGAGATGCAATTGCGCGCCTCGTCCGTGACGCCCACACGCGGGTTCATGGTCAGGTAGACGCCCATGGAGTTGGGCGAGGACAGGCCCGGCCGTTCGCCGATGAGGATGACCGACAGCCGGGCCCGCAGGATCTCCCCGATCTCGTCGGCCACGGCCACCCGCGCGTTCTCCACCAGGCAGACCGGCGAAACCGTCAGCCCGGCCTGCCCGAACATGGACGCGCAAGCCAGGATAAAGGCTGCGGCGTTCTCGTGGATGGCCCGGGCCGAGAGGCCGTCGCCCACGACCAGACAGATGTCGAAACCATTCGCCATGTCCTTGAGCACCGTGAGCGACCGTTCGCTCAGCCGCCGCCCCTTGTCCGGGCGGGTCAGGTATTCCTCCCGGCCGGCCACGCGGGACTCCAGCTCGACGCAGGCGAGGCCGCCCGCGCGCAGGCGTCCGGCCAGCTCCGCCCGGCGGAACGGCGCGTGCACGGCATCCCGCGCCCGCGCATGATCCAACCTGAAGGCCAGGCTTTCCGCCAGGGGCAGGCTCGACCCGCTGCGCCCAACGGCGATGCGGGCCGCGGTGAAGCGCCGCAGTTCGGCCCACGGGTCCTGGCTGACGGTCACGGGATCCGCGTTCCGGCCGCTCATGACTCCCCCCGGACGGCGCCGGGCAACCCCAGCAGCCGGTTCGTCGTTTCGATGGGCAGAAGCCGCCCGCTCCCGTCCATCACGCCCGACGATTCCAGCCAGGCCGCGAACTCCGGCGCGGGTCTGCGGCCGAGGAGCTTTCGCAGGTAGGCCGCGTCGTGGAAGGATGTGGACTGGTAGTTGAGCATGATGTCGTCGGCCCCGGGCACACCCATGACGAAGGTGCACCCCGCCGCGCCCAGGAGCGTCAGCAGTGCGTCCATGTCGTCCTGGTCGGCTTCGGCGTGGTTGGTGTAGCAGACGTCCACGCCCATGGGCAGGCCCAGGAGCTTGCCGCAGAAATGGTCCTCCAGGCCAGCGCGGGTGATCTGCTTGCCGTTCAGCAGGTACTCGGGCCCGATGAAACCGACCACAGTGTTGACCAGCAGCGGCTCGAACCTGCGGGCCACGGCGTAGGCCCTGGCCTCCAGGGTCTGCTGATCCACGCCGTGGTGGGCGCCGGCCGAGAGGGCGCTGCCCTGGCCGGTCTCGAAATACATGACGTTGTCGCCCACCGTGCCGCGCGACAGGGACCGGGTCGCTTCGAGAGCCTCCTGCAGCAGGGACAGGGATACGCCGAAGCTCGCGTTGGCCGCCTGCGTCCCCGCGATAGACTGGAAGCAAAGATCCACGGGCGCACCGGACTCGACGGCCTCCATGGTCGTGGTCACATGGGTCAGCACGCAACTCTGGGTCGGGATGGCGTATTTGGAAATAAGCCCGTCCAGCATGTCCAGGATGCGACGGATGTTGTCCAGGCTGTCCGTGGCCGGGTTGACGCCGATGACCGCGTCGCCGCAGCCGTAGCAGAGCCCGTCCAGAGTCGAGGCCGCGATGCCCCGCAGGTCGTCGGTCGGGTGGTTGGGCTGCAGCCGGACCGAGAAAGTGCCGGGCAGACCGATGGTGTTGCGGAAACGGGTCGTGACCCGGCACTTGGAGGCCACCAGGATCAGGTCCTGCAGGCGCATGAGCTTGGACACGGCCGCGGCCATCTCCGGGGTGACGCCGGGCGCCAGGCGGGTCAGGACTTCGCCATCGACCGCGTCGGTCAGCAGCCAGTCGCGGAACTCGCCCACGGTCAGGCCGCGGATCGGGGCGAAGGCGTCCCTGTCATGCGTGTCGCTGATGAGCCTGGTGACCTCGTCCTCCTCGTACGGGATGACATGCTCCTCCAGAAACCGCTCAAGCGGAACCCCGGCCAACTCCATCTGGGCCAGCACGCGCTCCTCCTCCGTGGCCGCCGCCACCCCGGCCAGGACGTCGCCCGAGCGCAGCGGCGACGCCTTGGCCAACACCTCCTTCAGGGTCCGATGCGCGCCACTCATGACCGCTCTCCCGCGAATCCGTTTGTCGCCCCTTGCGGTGTCGCAAGAAGCGCCTTGGCCTTGCTGATTCTGTCGAAGGAGGCCTCGATGCGCTGACGCGACAGCCGTCCGCTGTCCACGCCCCGGACCAGAATGTCGACGGCCTTGGGCACGATGTCCGGGTCGTAGTCCAGGTTGTTGCCGAAAACCAGGATGTCCACCCCGGCCTCCACAGCCCGCAGCACGGCTTCCTCCAGCCCGTAATGCGCCGTGATTGCCCGCATCTGCATGTCGTCGGAGACGATGACGTCCTTGAAACCCAGCCGCTCGCGCAGGAGCCCCGTCAGCACGGCGGGCGACAGCGTGGCCGGGTGGTCCGCGTCGAAACGCTCCAGGAAAAGATGTCCGCACATGATGAGGGGGCTGGCCCCAAGCGGGATCAGCCGCTCGTAGGGGATCAGTTCCGCGGGGCTCCAGGTCCGGGAAATGTCCGTCAGGCCAAGGTGGGAGTCGGCCATGGCGCTGCCGTGCCCCGGGAAATGCTTGAGACAGGGAAGTACGCCATGGGACAGGAGGCCCCGGCTGAAAGCCCCGGCATGGGCCGCGACGGTTTCCGGGTCCGCGGAAAAGCTGCGCTCCAGGGCCCCGATGGCCGGGCTGGCCGGGTTCACGTCCACGTCGGCCACGGGCGCGAAATCGAGGTTGATGCCCAGATCCGCCAGCAGCCGCCCGGTGCGCTCGCCCTCCTGCCGCGTCTCATCCGGCGTCCCCTGCCCCATGGCCTTGGCCGACGGGCTGAACGGGAAGCCCGCCGCCTCGCGCAGGCGGCGCACCCTGCCGCCTTCCTGATCCACGGCGATGAAGAGCGGGGTCCGGGCCGCGGCCTGCAGCCGTGCGGTCAGGGCGCGGACCTGTGCAGGGCTCTGAATGTTGCGGCCGACCGTCTTCAGCTGCACGTCGCGGTCGAAAAGAATGACTCCGCCCAGATTATGCTCGCGGATGTCCCGCAGGATGGAGTCCTCGTCGGACAGCTCCGCGCCCCGGAAACCTACCAGCAGCATCTGGCCGAGCATTGCGCGGAACTCCGGGCGCCCCTCGCCGGCAAAGGCGGGGGTCTGCAGAACAAAGACGACGACTGCGCAAAGGACTATCCTGATCATGAGCCTCCCGGGTTGGGCTATTCGGAATGGGCGGGAAAGCCCCGCCGTTTCCATCCGTTACGTGCCCGAACCCGTACCATGCAAGGGGTGACTCCGGAATCATCTGGAACGGCCGGATTTTTCATTTAGGTCATCTCCCGGCACAGCTTTTTCACAAATTGAGTCAAGCATCAGGCCATCTTCCCCCTGCCCCGCTTCGTCAAGCGCTTCTGCTTCACCGCCGGGGGGGGGGCTCCGACCGCCAATCAACGCAATGCCAATATCCTTTTTTTATGGACAAAATTGGTCCAATTGGGCATCAGCCTTATGACGCAAAGCCCGGTCCGTCTTCCGGAAGGGCTGCGAACTCCACCCGCCGCGACTGCCGGCATCTCCTGGCACGCTTGCTGCTGATTCAGGCCCGGCCCATTGTATCAACCATGAAACGAGAGGACTCCATGAAACGCACCCTGCTTCTGGTCATGCTCGGCGTGACCCTTCTCCTCGGCTCCACGGCCATGGCCGCCAAGATCAAGGTCGCCGGCATCTACACCCAGCCCATCCAGCAGAAATGGGACGCGACCCTGCACAAGGCGCTCCTGAAAGCCCAGGAAGCCGGCGAGATCGAATACGTCTGGAGCGAAAAGGTCTCCAACACCGACTACATCCGCGTCCTGCGCGAATACTCCGAGGCCGGCGTGCAGCTCGCCGTCGGCGAGGCCTTCGGCATCTCCCGCGACGTGCGCAAGGTGGCCAAGGACTACCCGAACGTGGCCTACCTCATGGGCGACACCTTCGGGCCCGACGGCAAGAACCTCTCCGTGTTCGACAACTACATCCACGAGCCCTGCTACCTCATGGGCATGGTCGCCGGGGCCATGACCAAGACGAACAAAATCGGCATGGTCGGCGGCTACCCCATCGGAGAAGTGAACCGCCTCTTCAACGCCTTCATGGCCGGCGCCAAGGCGATCAACCCGGCCGTGCAGTTCAAGGTGTCCTTCATCGGCTCCTGGTACGATCCGCCCAAGGCCAAGGAATTCGCCTACGCCCAGGTCGAGGCCGGCGTGGACGTGCTCTATGCCGAGCGCTCCGGCGTGGTCGATGCGGCGCGCGAAAAGGGCATCGTCGCCTTCGGCAACGTCAACGACATGAACAAGCAGGAAAACGGCCAGGACGTCGTCGTGACCTCGGCCCTGTGGCACATGGAAGCGGCCCTGAACCACGCCATCGAGCGGGTCAAGGCCGGCACCTTCGCCGCCGAGGACTACCGCGAGTGGACCATGATGGCCAAGGGCGGCGCGTCCCTGGCCCCCTTCTACGAGTTCGAAGGCAAGATCCCGGCCGACGTCAAGGCCAAGGTCGCCGAGGCCGAAGCCGCCATCAAGGCCGGCAAGCTGGTCGTCGAGATCAACGACAACGAACCCAAATCCACCTTCTGATCCCAAGGGGCCGGCACACTCCGGCCCCTTTTTTTCACCATGTCCAACACACCCGTGCTGCGGCTTCGCGGCATCACCAAGCATTTCGGCCCCCTCGCGGCCAACGACGACATCTCCCTGACCCTGGACGCCGGCGAGATGCTGGCCCTGCTGGGCGAAAACGGGGCGGGCAAAACCACGCTCATGTCCATCCTCTTCGGCCACTACGTCGCAGACGCGGGAACGGTGGAAGTGCAGGGCAGCCCCCTGCCGTCGGGTTCGCCCAGGGCAGCGCTCGCGGCCGGAGTAGGCATGGTCCACCAGCATTTCACCCTGGCCGGGAACATGACCGTGCTCGAGAACATCATGCTCGGCACCGAACCCCTGTGGGGCTTCCGCCGCAACTCCGCCCGCGCCCTGGCCAAACTGGGCTCGCTCATGGAACGCTTCCGGCTGCACGTGAACCCGCACGCGATGGTGCGCGGCCTGTCCGTGGGCGAACGGCAGCGAGTGGAAATCCTCAAGGTCCTGTACCGCGACGCCCGCATCCTCATTTTGGACGAGCCCACGGCCGTGCTCACCCCCCAGGAGAGCGACCACCTCTTCGCCACCCTGCGCGAACTGGTCAGCCAGGGACTGTCCGTCATCTTCATCACCCACAAGCTGCGCGAGGTCATGGCCGCCAGCGACCGCTGCGTGGTCCTGCGCCA is drawn from Desulfomicrobium escambiense DSM 10707 and contains these coding sequences:
- the eutC gene encoding ethanolamine ammonia-lyase subunit EutC, whose amino-acid sequence is MSGRNADPVTVSQDPWAELRRFTAARIAVGRSGSSLPLAESLAFRLDHARARDAVHAPFRRAELAGRLRAGGLACVELESRVAGREEYLTRPDKGRRLSERSLTVLKDMANGFDICLVVGDGLSARAIHENAAAFILACASMFGQAGLTVSPVCLVENARVAVADEIGEILRARLSVILIGERPGLSSPNSMGVYLTMNPRVGVTDEARNCISNVREGGLSITEGVRKLGYLVEEAFRLGLSGVGLKDRMAEGYLPFGLPESAITGAVRKN
- a CDS encoding ethanolamine ammonia-lyase subunit EutB, coding for MSGAHRTLKEVLAKASPLRSGDVLAGVAAATEEERVLAQMELAGVPLERFLEEHVIPYEEDEVTRLISDTHDRDAFAPIRGLTVGEFRDWLLTDAVDGEVLTRLAPGVTPEMAAAVSKLMRLQDLILVASKCRVTTRFRNTIGLPGTFSVRLQPNHPTDDLRGIAASTLDGLCYGCGDAVIGVNPATDSLDNIRRILDMLDGLISKYAIPTQSCVLTHVTTTMEAVESGAPVDLCFQSIAGTQAANASFGVSLSLLQEALEATRSLSRGTVGDNVMYFETGQGSALSAGAHHGVDQQTLEARAYAVARRFEPLLVNTVVGFIGPEYLLNGKQITRAGLEDHFCGKLLGLPMGVDVCYTNHAEADQDDMDALLTLLGAAGCTFVMGVPGADDIMLNYQSTSFHDAAYLRKLLGRRPAPEFAAWLESSGVMDGSGRLLPIETTNRLLGLPGAVRGES
- a CDS encoding BMP family protein is translated as MKRTLLLVMLGVTLLLGSTAMAAKIKVAGIYTQPIQQKWDATLHKALLKAQEAGEIEYVWSEKVSNTDYIRVLREYSEAGVQLAVGEAFGISRDVRKVAKDYPNVAYLMGDTFGPDGKNLSVFDNYIHEPCYLMGMVAGAMTKTNKIGMVGGYPIGEVNRLFNAFMAGAKAINPAVQFKVSFIGSWYDPPKAKEFAYAQVEAGVDVLYAERSGVVDAAREKGIVAFGNVNDMNKQENGQDVVVTSALWHMEAALNHAIERVKAGTFAAEDYREWTMMAKGGASLAPFYEFEGKIPADVKAKVAEAEAAIKAGKLVVEINDNEPKSTF
- a CDS encoding glycoside hydrolase family 3 protein, with the translated sequence MIRIVLCAVVVFVLQTPAFAGEGRPEFRAMLGQMLLVGFRGAELSDEDSILRDIREHNLGGVILFDRDVQLKTVGRNIQSPAQVRALTARLQAAARTPLFIAVDQEGGRVRRLREAAGFPFSPSAKAMGQGTPDETRQEGERTGRLLADLGINLDFAPVADVDVNPASPAIGALERSFSADPETVAAHAGAFSRGLLSHGVLPCLKHFPGHGSAMADSHLGLTDISRTWSPAELIPYERLIPLGASPLIMCGHLFLERFDADHPATLSPAVLTGLLRERLGFKDVIVSDDMQMRAITAHYGLEEAVLRAVEAGVDILVFGNNLDYDPDIVPKAVDILVRGVDSGRLSRQRIEASFDRISKAKALLATPQGATNGFAGERS